The genomic window atgtcatcATTCCTTGTTGACTCATCAGCTGTCCTGCTGcgggatgagtgtgtgtgtgtgtgtgtgtgtgtgtgtgtgtgtgggtgtgggtgtgtgcgtgtgggtgtgtgcgtgtgtgtgcgtccTGTGGAACATGAATGTTCTGACTCCATGTTTCCTGAGGAAGGTGCAGAAACACCTGACTGTTTTCATGCAGGGCGTGGTGTTTTAGCGTTATCTCCGCTCACACACGCCTGGGCTCGGCTGCCACATGTTTCGGCTGTTAATTACCGACAGAACATCTCAGGATTTTACCTTTTTCTCGACAGACTCAAGAGGTGAAGATATCCTGATCCAGGTCCTCTGACGCTCGTGGcgtgttttcagctgcagctaaaCATGAAAACTAAAGACTTTTTAGACATTTACTTTTCATCTGAACGGTTGAatttcttcagctgcagaattagaagttaaacatttcatattttcttcttgattgaaattttgtctgtttgtttttggtctttttctaaataaatgttcaatatTTTTAACGTTTTTGATACATCAGctgtttgcagaaaataaactctTGATAATCATcagaacatgttttatatttgatctCAGTTGGCTCTGATTTAATCTCCTAACAGCTGCCAAAATAAATATGCACCTGTTctgctacatttaaaaaaatcaccagaaagttttagaaaaacttgttcattttattgccttttcctgtctccttttctttcacgttttaaaaatgaaagcatttataaatataattaacaCCACAATTATCCTGAAAACTACACGAAGTAATCATTCAGtctgtaaaaagtaaaatttaaaagaacagtcattttaaagttagagttttagcttaaaaactgataaaaacaaagaataatgaAACTATCTTCTagttattgatttattgtttcttcatcTTATTGTTGCAGTTTAGTTTCTCTGCTCACtcagtttttctgctcttcgTTTGCTTCAGCTCCTCTGTCTCTGGGTCTCCATGGTGAAGTGGGCGGAGTCTGATGTCCGTCCCACCTCTCGTTGACCTGTCCACCATGCCCACCATGGTCTCTAGGCTGCCGAAGTTTGGCTCCCGGCCTCGATCGCAGACggctccagctgctgcttcaggcGGCGCCACTTCTGCTGCTGCGGGCAGCACCTGCCTCCCCAACGGGTTCTACCACCACCCCGGGCCCGTCGGGGTCAACGGtaccgcctcctcctcctctgcaaaGCAGAACGGATTCATCCGAGTGCCCAATTCCTTTTCTGCGAGGCGGAGGAGGGCGAACGAGGCGGCGAACGATGGAGGGATGGACAGAGAGGCAGAGTGGAGGAGAGGAAAGCCTCATTTTTCACCGGTGCTGTCGAAGCAGGATGCTACTAAAGCAACCTCTGCAGGGAGGAGGCCAGGCCagccttcatcctcctcatcctcaccatCTCCACAGTCCAGCCCCAGAACTCTTCCTGTCCCTAAAACTGGACCTTTGGCAAAGAAAGGGAACCAGACCACATCAGGACTGACCCTAAACATGAGTTCAGGATCTAAGCCCCAGACCAAGGCCATCAGCTCTCTGAGACAGCCTCAGAGCTTCGCTCACGCTGCCGGTTCGAGGCCCGGCTCTGGTCCAGGATCCAGATCCGGTTCCCCTCTTTATAAAAAGGCAGCGGCCAGCCGCTCTTACTCCAGTGAAACCCTCGGCTGCGTTTCTTCCATCAGGCTGACAGAAAACGATCGCCTTCGATCCCGCAGCCTCACCCAGGTCCGACAGCAGCCTTCCCCCACCATcacctcgtcttcctcctcttcctcacctctaACCTACTCCCCCATCGTCACCCGCTCCTACTCCACCAACAGGGCCGCCCAGCGGGGAACCCCGGGCTCCTCCCCCCAGGCTCCTCCCAGAGGCAGCTTGTTGAAGCCACCTGGGAACCGACAGACAGGTAGAaatgtcaaaggtcaaagttgTTCTGCTTCAGGGTGGCAGAGGGTTGGCACTGTGTCCCAGCTGTCACAATCCACCTTAAAGAAGCCCCTCCTACCTGGCCCCAGCCCCGCCTCCAGGTCCAGCGGCATCAGCTACAAGCTGTCCCGACCATCACTCATCAAACAGCCCCGCCCCCTTCGAGTGACGCCAGCCAATCTGTGTGGAGGGGACCAGGAAGTAAATCGGGGACCAAACAGACGTAGAAACTCTGTGGAGACGCCGTCGTCCACAGAAAACAGCCCaggttcagttttatttattgtcctTCTAACTTCTTTAAGCTTTCATGTTGgttatatttcattttcatttcctctgcCAGCAGAAAACTCTCCTGAAGCTGCGGACGGGCTGTCGGTGGACACCGTGTCCCAAGAAGGGGGATCCATTGCAGGCGAGATGCTGGAGGACATGTCCCTGTCCTCCACGTCCTCCCTCGACAGAAACGACACCAGTCAGGAGTACATGGATGACTTTGATAATCtgggtgagaaataaaaaagcagaaactgattttttttcctacattttgttgtttaccaaGCAGGGTTTTCTGTCATGTCTCCAGGAAACAGGGGAGTTGGTATTCTGCTGTTCTCATCCAAAAACGATGAGGAGGACTCTGGACTGGATCAGTCATGCACTCGGCTGGATGACAAGGAGGCGCTGAGCCGGGTCACCAAGGCCACAGGACTCTGTTTTCTGGATGATGGCTTGTACTGGACCGGAGTCAGAGGTGAGATTTATACGAAATCTGCTCGGGTTAATAAACAAgttgaaacattttacattttaaagaaatgtgttcatgttcaggtgaaaaagaagaagatcgACTGAACCGAGTGTCCCAGCGGAGAAGGTCCAGCCAGCCGGACTACCATGAACAGGTCCTTTAAAGTCCCAGAGCATAAATGTTGAACAGTCTTTGTTTTACatcctgaaacatttaaaaaacaaaatacacacacatcaAAATGTGTGGCTTGATCCGGAATAATGTGCTTCAACGTTTGGTCGCAGTAAGAACTGAATCCTCTCAGACTTCTCAGGAGGAACATCATGTCTCACTGCTGCAGGATGGATGGAGAGCAATTATATTATATCAAAATATTCTGCTAAACTTCCCACAGAACCCAGAAACCCACAGAGTCCTGATCAGTGAAACCTTTTctcctgcagaaataaaaacatttaatcctTCAGAAACTCCCTCAGTGTAAACTTCAGCACCTCTGCTTGTTTAAACCTTTAACTTCCAAAACACAGCGTTCAGGGAAGTAATCTGTTTTCCTGTCGGTGCAGGTGGAACGTTTGGCCCCGCCCACAGACAGGTAAAATACAGAGCCCATCAGTGTATTGTTCGCAGTGTTTGAACAAATGTCTGCTTTGAATCTGTTAAAGGATGGGCGAGGCAGGCGGTCAGATGCGTTTAGTTCTCGTCacgttttaaaagtttgttatAAAGAACCAGATGTGCAGCAGCTGGAGGGATTCATCTCTTCTGCTTTCACCGGCTGCCATGACAGAAAGGAAATCATGTAAttatctgtgtctgttagcaaaatatctcatgaaccactggatgtacatctacaacttttagagtcatcctgactcaagatggccgccacggcttATCaacctcagccagttttacagataatgatgtacagtttggtgtggtagtagctaagagtcatccccagcacacaCTGTGAGGGTTAACAGGTGAACCTTGTCAGCAGGTAACTTAAGGTTCAGTTTTTACATCTGGGATAAAATCAGGCCCCTGATTAATTAAAGATGTCACTAAGATTTAAAGTTTCAGGTTGATTTTTCAGGCTTTATGAATAAATTGAATTTACAGTCAGTGGTCAGTGGaataaatgctgctgttttaaaatgaatccaaGGAAACTTTAAATGAGTTGTTTTCACAGGAAACTTTAGGGTTTTGTGTCAAACTGGAATTTATAAGtgaatttatgatttaatgAGGTTCAAAGACTgaaatataatttattgtttagtGTTTAGCTTTTAGGATGCAGTTTATTTAACACATGTGACCAGGATCCAGACTGTACTCCTATCGAGTCAGCGATGAAGTGTTTCATATtcctttaagctttttttactttcttattGAAGTCCTTCAGGTCAGATGAGACGTGTCCTAAATGTCTCATCAGCTGTCCTCCTTTTTGTCTTCGCAGGGCGGATCGTCTCTGGACTTGTCCCCCTCAGACAGCTGTGGGTCCGGGGGGACCTACATGTGGGACGAGGAAGGTCTGGAGCCTCTGGGGGGCGCCGCCACGACCGCCTCCATCCACACCAACAGCAACACCACCCACCACATCAGGAGCTTCGACTCGGACATCAACAGCATCGTAAGTCCGAACCCGGCCTCCGTCAGCAGCTCGTTTTGAGACAATTAATCAGTCGATGGGCGAATTTAAGACCTTCAGAGGTCCAGAAAACTTacagttaaagctgctgcttcatTTGTGATCAGATGTCAGGAAAAAGCAAACTGTCTTTAGATggttttcaaattttaaataatctgtgaTGTTAAAAACTTGAATCTAACTTCATCTTCTGAGTGAAACCCTCTGGCTCCCCCTGGTGTTCATTCTGTGAACTACAGCAAATCAAACCAGTTTCAGGCTCCGTTCCCAGAAGTTTAATTCTGCATCAGAGGAGGTGGGACTAGGATGGAAGATAATAACTTTGTTGGCTCTGATTGCACAACAATTCCCACATGTTTAGCTTCCATATTTCCCTCCGTAAACAGCTGTGTGCGATGTCACGCGGGTCGCTTTAGGGCCGCAGATTGTTCACGCAGAAGTCTGATGACGTCAAATTTAAATTATGATGtgagaaaatatattttgttgcttttatgatTCGCAGACAGCTGCAGTAAATGACAACAAGTATCTGAGttttacaataatttatttGCTGTAACAAGACAGAACCTGATTTTAAAGTTGAAGAAGTATTTACGTTGGGCTGCAAACCCTTGAACTGAATAATGTCATCCAGTGAAATGTctgatttgatgttttaaatccagtttaaggtttgctgcaggttttactgATGTGACAGAAAATACTGTTCAGTCAAATGGATCAAAACGTGACGTGATGAGAATCATTTGTATATTCCAGCTGAAATCATAAACATCAATCTGAAAGCAGCTTCTTACGTCTGATTGCTCCACTGCAGCCGTTCCAGAGATGACTGGATTTGTCCTGATCCAggataaaacacttttaaactgcagcaggaggaggataACCAGGGTCAAGCCCAGGCTTAGACCTTCACTTCGGTACAGTTAATGCAGCTCCTGAGTAATGTTGAGAGGCTCTTAATGAGCTCCGTGGCTCAGTTTGCCCTCCGTGTTAATGAGCTGTAGGTCTCAGAGTGATCGAGCCGTTAATGATCTGAGGACGTTAACAAGCTCTCAGCTGATGTCTGAAGTCTTTGGATTCATCCCTGATGGGCTGCTGTTTGTTCGACCACCAGGGGGCAGTCTGGTTCCTGTTGAAGGCCAAGCCTCACAGTGATgtgctttagttttaaaactgtttgaggTTAGTAAAAACATCAGTGAAGCTGTGTTGAGTCAAGTGAAAAAGGCTTGGTGTTTATTTATCAAACTGAGAGGAAGATGAGAGGTTTTATCCTGACGTCATTCAGGAGCTTGTGGTGGGGCGGTTGTAAAAGCTCCTTTGCAGAATTATTCATCTTTTTCACGTCTTTCAAATGTTTTCGGATGTGTTTATCTTTTAGGATCTCTTAAACAACTTGGAGTCGTGTGATTTGGCTGACGATGACCTGATGCTGGACGCAGACTTCCCAGATGATTCCTCGTTGCACAGCGGTGAGTTCACAAGTTTACAGATGTTCCAAGTTCTGTTTGAAAAGTTTCTAAAGttactaaaaatattttaaaaaaagagtcatcAGTGTAGTTAAACTGACTTTACATGACAGCATTTTACTGCAGAAACTAACTTTCCAAACAAACTCTACTTATTCTCACATTCCTTCCACTTCACCTCtccccagaggtcagaggtcagaggtcacacacttTCATTGGCTCTGAGCTCTAATAGCTTTCACACTGCAGGACACAGCGGATGTGCATGTCTCATGAAgactgctgtcagggagtgacagacacagttACCACGGTGACCCCGATGAGCCAGAGTCGTAGCTCTCTTTACATTAAAACGTTGACGTTTTGTCAGATCAGATTGTTGGAAAAGGAAGTCCCAAACTGCTGCAGAGGCAGTAGCAGCCCTGATAACCTTCAACGTTTCTTCACAAATCTTCTAATCACTGTGTTGGTCCCAAGCCAAACCTTTTCCACAGGTTTTAACTTGTTTAATGGTACTGGATGTTGTTCTGGATCTCACAGATGGAGACGGGTTGTCCCACATGGCTCAGTGGAGAAAGAGACAACTCTGCTGGGAAACACAAGACCTCAGCAATGACAACGAAGGGTGAGCAGAACTGGGTCTCCAGGATTCGATCGGAGTGATCTGTGTTCAGGTTTTAAACAGttacagtgaaaacaaaacgTTTTCTTCACAGTAAAGAGAGTgattatgtctttgttttatgtaaccCAAGTTtaaggtgatgatgatgagggaaGGATTGAGGATGAAGGTCACTGAGGGTCATTTGAAAGCAGAGACCGGAGCAGTTGGCTGTAATGAAAGGTCATGAATGCAGTCATAGTCGATGAGCCGGCTTATTAACAAACTGTGGGCCGGGCGGTCAGAGGGTCGGAGAAATCAATCAGGCCTCGTTCTGCTCCGAATACATTTAAACTGAGACAGAAAAATGGAAGAATTTTTCAGGAGGAGGCAATAGCTTAACCTCTGCTCCTCAGAGAAATGAGACTATAAGCTCCGGCTAATGTGCAGAATTGAAACTCTGAATATGCATGAATTCAGTCCATATGGAGGCTGTTTGAGTGTTCAGAAGATGGACAGCACTGCTCCGCATCAATGTGTTTTTCAAGGCTGACTCGTTCCTTCAGAATACCTTCTGAAAGGTGTAAACTTTATCAAATATGTAACAGGTTCTGCAAACCTTGATGCGGAGTTCAGAAGTGAGTTCTGGCTTCCACAGACGGAGCCTGAGGCTTGTTAACAAGCAAAGTAAAACACTGAAGTCGTGTTGAGAATCATCATTTCTCTGCGTTGTTCCTGATTTGGATCTCTCTGCAGTGAACTCCCCCAGGATCCTGAGAAAAACCGGGACCGTGACATCATCCTGGACTCTGGTCCTGCAAGGTGACGCAACGTTTCCGTCCTCTTTGTAAAGTCAGAGTGTTATTTACTGTGTTCTGCCTGTTCTTTTGTTAGCATGCTGTAATATTGATtgagagcagcagaacctgaccTCCCTCCCACTGCAGGTCAGCCTGTCTGCCTCCCGCTGCTCCGGGTTTGGGTCTGGATGTGGAGGAACTGGCTGAGGACTGTTCTTTGGTCAGATCTCAGCTGGAGTTCCTGCAGAGGTtactgctgcaggtaagacctGTTAGAGGGGTTCAGGTGTTATGTACACCCCAGGTCAGTTTCGACTCATTTTAGAACCTAGTCAACACCAGATTAGTTTTATTCTGTCCTACATCTGTCTTTGTctcatgtttcctgtttgttgttcagGAGGAGGACGTGGACGAAGACACTCTGACCACAGAAACTCTGAGTCCAGAGAGCCACGACTCGCCCCCCAGCTCCGACTCGCAGGTTCGGCAGGTTTCAGGCCTACGTTACAGACGGCCTACATTTCCCATAATCCCTCTGCTGAACGGTCTCTGTCTGCAGGTGCAGGCGCTCCTGCAGGAGGTGCAGCAGCTCcgagaggagctgaggagccGAGACCGAACCATCGCCCAGCTCAGCCTGCAGCTGGTCTGTTCCTCACTTCACCTTTTTATTGGCtgtcaaactgtttttcatAAATTAACAGATTATTGGAGGAAGAAGTGAAGCTTGgcagtttttgttgctgttgaagtttttatcttcatgtaaatttcattttctttctgctggaaaaaaagagaaataatttaGATGAGTGTTAGTTATTAACCTGTTTCTGATATTAAATAATCTTCAGTTTGacagtaaaaactgttaaaacttttagttttaggacggcattttagttttagtcttcatgaaatcttattttgaaaaactgcaaaatccAGATTAGGACTGAGTGATATTTAGAggattttaaagtggggttctgtggaaagttgtGAACAGTCTCACCTTTctgcaacaggtaggatattaagtGTTCACACTCTTCCCTCTTTAAGATGTCCCAACTATCCCTTTAATCCTAATAATCTGTATTTGTTAAGGTTAATATAATAAGTGATGTGCTGTCTGCAGCTGGTTTTTCAGTTAAAACCCCAGTTTGTGTGTGCAGACTGTTCCCACGCTGACCACCAGGTGTCGCTGTCAGGAGGCGACCGAACGCACGGACCGGCACACGCAGACGGGCGTAACGACCAGCGAGAGCGTCGCCTCGCAGACGCCGTGGAAAGAACACGTGGTGAGAAAGCACATCTTCATCACAACACGCAACCGAGTGCAGTCTGCAAGAAACCGGGTCCACAGAACCAGACACCCGACTCGAGCTAAACCCAAGAATTAACCTGAAACGTTAAAGAATCACAAAGTTTCTTCCTGAATGTTCTAAGTTTGTAACCTTCAGAACATCTTTGGTCTCTTTTAACCTTCAGTTTTCAGTCTTTAATCCTCtgaagaggttttattttttattgaactcGGACTCGGTCGGGTCGAACCATCTCAGCCTGATCTGATGTTCCTTCAGAGGAGCTCAGTCCACGTGTGTCTGCTCGTCAAAGCTGCAGGAATCTCCCGCCTGTCTCCTCATGTTTTCCGGATGTTCGGAATCAGCTTCCTTTCCTTGTCTGTCCGTTTCCTTCTCTGTCTTAGGCTTTTCCTCCTGTTCCTTTCCTCTCTCCACCCTGGCAGTATCAGCGCTCCAGGCCTTACAGGAGCAGGCCGAAGCCCAGCATCCCCTCCCACCTCGCTCGAAGAAGTGAGTCACATGATCCTCACCCATCCTCACCCATCCTTAACACCGTCCATCACCGACCCGTCTTCACTGGCTCCTAAACTCCAGCTTCAaactttggtttctttttcagaatcaatgaaaaatgaacaaaaacctgcagaaaacagagaggaagatgtTGATTATTATTGATCAGTTTTAGGAGAAAATGtgattgtctttttgttctctcAGGTGTTTCACCTCAAAGAGTTTCTAATTCAGTCCCACTCTGATGGGACTcttacaaagttaaaaaataaatggaagctctgcatcattcatgtgaacagatgaagggttaaaggtcactgGAGAAGTTTGTTTCTCTTATCCACACTCTGaaaacagcagagacagaatAAAAACCTCCAAATTAAATCTTTGGGTGGTTTTGAAActtatttaaactcattttttagACTCTATGTCAGATGAGGCAATTTGGAGGAAACACTGAGTAGAAACtagtcttttaatttaattttaatttaatctgctggttagttttgttgacttttttaaGGTGCAGTTTGAGGCTCTTAATGTGAAGGGCTGAAGGAAGTTCTGAGGGAGCAGTAAAGCCTAGATTGGACTGGTTCACtgaataagttttgtttttatgtagtttACCTAAAATCCAGGTGGATTCTGAAGCACAAAGAGATTTCATCTGAAAACCATTTCAACCATTTCCTCagcattttgactttaatcttcCCAACgtcacgttttcttttttttatatatatatttgggtTTAAAGCTCCTGTTAGAATCTCTTCCtgactgctttgttttcttcctctaaCTGTCCTCCTCTTGtcctctctgtctttgtttctcttccACGCCTTCGCCCAGGAGTGGAACATTTAGTGCTTTACTTCACTGACTCAGCGCGGTACGGTAGCACCCCTGCTTCCTCTTTCACACCATACATTCCTTCTCCCTTTGCATCATGTCACTCCCATAAGTGAACATCAGATGGTTAAAGCTGAATTTACAGCTCAGTGAGAATAATTTCCTGAACTGTTTGGGTCCTTCTCTGAACCGACACGGCCGGTGAGCAGGCAGCAGAGCTCCTGACGAGGTTCCTTCAGCTGATCAGATCCTTCTCCTCCTGAGAGGAGAACCTGCTGTCAGGTCCTGACAGAGCGGAGGATTCTGGTGAACACACTGACCTCTGTGCAGACGATGAGGCTCGACATCAGAGACTTCGTTCAGCACCTCTGGAGGTGCACAGCACAGCGAGGGAATAAATTACCAGCAGAAGAAGGTTCAAGCTGTCTCTCCCGTTTGTGTGTGATGTGATACTGtgagacagcagcagctctgaaacCTCCCAAACAGCCCGACTGTCATCAGAAGTTTTCCCTCCTCTCAGGGAGGCGTCGTCTCTGCTGTCCAAGTCCAAGTTCGTATCGTCTGTTATTACAGGAGCCTTTATCCTGTTAAATCTTCTTGTCCTGTAGCTTGTTGCACAGCTTTAATGATATTTAGTGTCTGATAAAAGCCTCTAAACCCAGCCCCGgggtttcagatgttttaacagtttttacacaagttCCAACAGAACGTTCTGCGGTTGATGATGGAACTCTAACTTTTAAGCTGTTAACATTTTgaaatcttttgcaaacaaactcttcttactgtAACATCTCTTTATGGTACAAATTATACATCCAAacgtcttctttcacccagtgtggcGCTCGCTGCTGTAGGATTTACTGATTTCTCTCAAATCCTCCCCTGAATTCAGCCTGCGGTCGCCCAGACTTCATTTATATGTTAACTTGGCTGTCaaggagtgacagacacaggtcaccatggtaaccgtGATGAACCACAGGCAGAAgctttttatatacatttttactgcagctcatacatcaacatgtctgcatgttttcagcttagatttttagttattttctgcagaaactttattattttctcacttgaacaaaaacacacaaaacgagAATTCAAATCAAATTGTTCTTGATGACCTAATAAAACTAACTTGGATTTATATAACATCTTTTCTGTGACCCATGGTTCAGAGACTAGTGAGGAGGAACATCCAGGTTCGACTCGATGCTTTGAATAAAGGAGGAAACATTTTAGTCATCGAAGGTTTGCATGCAGCTGGAAGAAGACCTGAGCTTCTGGGACTGAGTGTAAGGCTGCAGGAGGTCAGGGAGGTGCTGAGGAGCACGATCATGGAGTGATTTCAGGGCGAGGAGGAGAATTTTGTAATCGATCTGGGATTTAATTGGAAGCCAGTAAGGTTCAGTAGGGGTTAGAGAGATGTGCCGTCAAGGTTTGCTGCAGGTGAGAACCCTGTTAGAGCGATACTCCCAACAAAACTTCCCTGCAGTCGTCCAGATGGGAGGTTGGAAAAGCATGAAAGGGGATTTCCGAGTCAGAGGAGGGATGGACAGCATTTTAAGGAGGATAAGGCCAAGACTGTACACCTCAGAGGATGGGCAGATGGAGCTTCCATTTATATCCAGAAGGATTTCTTCAGTCTTTGAGGCCACAACCAGGAGTTCAGGCTTACTGCTGTTGGGTTTAAGTGGATTTGGAGACATCCAGGGTTTGATGCATCCCAGGCAGTCGACCAAAGAGAGGGGGGAGTGTTGTGGTTGGTTTGGTGCTGATGTAGATTTCTGTATTGTAATTATCTGAGACTGTTTGAGATCATCTATCAACCCATCCATCGATTTTCTGACGCTGTCTGTGGTTGAGTCACATCAGCAGCAGGTTTCTGAGGGACACCCAGACATCGCTCTCTCCGGCTCCTTCTGAGGGATCCCAGGGTGTTCCCAGATCAGACAGGATGCAAAGTAGTTCCAGGGAGTTCTGGTTCTCCTCCTAGTGGGACGTACCtgggaaaacctccagaggtgGAGATCCAGGAGGCATCAGAATCAGATCTATGACTTCTTTCGGaggagctcatttcagctgcttggatccaggagtTTTTGAGTCACGATCCAAACCCTTTGACTGAAGGTGAGGGTTGAAGAGGAGACCAGTAAACCCAGAGCTCTGCCTTGTGGCTTGGCTCCTCCTTCACCCCAAGAGACGAAGCCCTGATCAGTCAGTCTACATCCTGCTCCATCCCATATTCATCCCAGATTCTTGACCTCCTCCACtttgagagtcattcccaatcCTGAGGGAGCTTTCCACCTTTTGAGGCAGAACCAGTGAGACCTCCCCCAGATGTGCCCAGAGCCTGCAGCAGGACAGTCTAAATCCAGATAAGAATGGCTAATTGAGGTCATGATTGTTTATGT from Kryptolebias marmoratus isolate JLee-2015 linkage group LG17, ASM164957v2, whole genome shotgun sequence includes these protein-coding regions:
- the LOC108251101 gene encoding serine-rich coiled-coil domain-containing protein 2 isoform X2 produces the protein MSVPPLVDLSTMPTMVSRLPKFGSRPRSQTAPAAASGGATSAAAGSTCLPNGFYHHPGPVGVNGTASSSSAKQNGFIRVPNSFSARRRRANEAANDGGMDREAEWRRGKPHFSPVLSKQDATKATSAGRRPGQPSSSSSSPSPQSSPRTLPVPKTGPLAKKGNQTTSGLTLNMSSGSKPQTKAISSLRQPQSFAHAAGSRPGSGPGSRSGSPLYKKAAASRSYSSETLGCVSSIRLTENDRLRSRSLTQVRQQPSPTITSSSSSSSPLTYSPIVTRSYSTNRAAQRGTPGSSPQAPPRGSLLKPPGNRQTGRNVKGQSCSASGWQRVGTVSQLSQSTLKKPLLPGPSPASRSSGISYKLSRPSLIKQPRPLRVTPANLCGGDQEVNRGPNRRRNSVETPSSTENSPAENSPEAADGLSVDTVSQEGGSIAGEMLEDMSLSSTSSLDRNDTSQEYMDDFDNLGNRGVGILLFSSKNDEEDSGLDQSCTRLDDKEALSRVTKATGLCFLDDGLYWTGVRGEKEEDRLNRVSQRRRSSQPDYHEQGGSSLDLSPSDSCGSGGTYMWDEEGLEPLGGAATTASIHTNSNTTHHIRSFDSDINSIDLLNNLESCDLADDDLMLDADFPDDSSLHSDGDGLSHMAQWRKRQLCWETQDLSNDNEGELPQDPEKNRDRDIILDSGPARSACLPPAAPGLGLDVEELAEDCSLVRSQLEFLQRLLLQEEDVDEDTLTTETLSPESHDSPPSSDSQVQALLQEVQQLREELRSRDRTIAQLSLQLTVPTLTTRCRCQEATERTDRHTQTGVTTSESVASQTPWKEHVAFPPVPFLSPPWQYQRSRPYRSRPKPSIPSHLARRITGTSLLQPGRPGATDTTGSAPSR
- the LOC108251101 gene encoding serine-rich coiled-coil domain-containing protein 2 isoform X4 is translated as MSVPPLVDLSTMPTMVSRLPKFGSRPRSQTAPAAASGGATSAAAGSTCLPNGFYHHPGPVGVNGTASSSSAKQNGFIRVPNSFSARRRRANEAANDGGMDREAEWRRGKPHFSPVLSKQDATKATSAGRRPGQPSSSSSSPSPQSSPRTLPVPKTGPLAKKGNQTTSGLTLNMSSGSKPQTKAISSLRQPQSFAHAAGSRPGSGPGSRSGSPLYKKAAASRSYSSETLGCVSSIRLTENDRLRSRSLTQVRQQPSPTITSSSSSSSPLTYSPIVTRSYSTNRAAQRGTPGSSPQAPPRGSLLKPPGNRQTGRNVKGQSCSASGWQRVGTVSQLSQSTLKKPLLPGPSPASRSSGISYKLSRPSLIKQPRPLRVTPANLCGGDQEVNRGPNRRRNSVETPSSTENSPAENSPEAADGLSVDTVSQEGGSIAGEMLEDMSLSSTSSLDRNDTSQEYMDDFDNLGNRGVGILLFSSKNDEEDSGLDQSCTRLDDKEALSRVTKATGLCFLDDGLYWTGVRGEKEEDRLNRVSQRRRSSQPDYHEQGGSSLDLSPSDSCGSGGTYMWDEEGLEPLGGAATTASIHTNSNTTHHIRSFDSDINSIDLLNNLESCDLADDDLMLDADFPDDSSLHSDGDGLSHMAQWRKRQLCWETQDLSNDNEGELPQDPEKNRDRDIILDSGPARSACLPPAAPGLGLDVEELAEDCSLVRSQLEFLQRLLLQEEDVDEDTLTTETLSPESHDSPPSSDSQVQALLQEVQQLREELRSRDRTIAQLSLQLTVPTLTTRCRCQEATERTDRHTQTGVTTSESVASQTPWKEHVYQRSRPYRSRPKPSIPSHLARRITGTSLLQPGRPGATDTTGSAPSR
- the LOC108251101 gene encoding serine-rich coiled-coil domain-containing protein 2 isoform X1, with product MSVPPLVDLSTMPTMVSRLPKFGSRPRSQTAPAAASGGATSAAAGSTCLPNGFYHHPGPVGVNGTASSSSAKQNGFIRVPNSFSARRRRANEAANDGGMDREAEWRRGKPHFSPVLSKQDATKATSAGRRPGQPSSSSSSPSPQSSPRTLPVPKTGPLAKKGNQTTSGLTLNMSSGSKPQTKAISSLRQPQSFAHAAGSRPGSGPGSRSGSPLYKKAAASRSYSSETLGCVSSIRLTENDRLRSRSLTQVRQQPSPTITSSSSSSSPLTYSPIVTRSYSTNRAAQRGTPGSSPQAPPRGSLLKPPGNRQTGRNVKGQSCSASGWQRVGTVSQLSQSTLKKPLLPGPSPASRSSGISYKLSRPSLIKQPRPLRVTPANLCGGDQEVNRGPNRRRNSVETPSSTENSPAENSPEAADGLSVDTVSQEGGSIAGEMLEDMSLSSTSSLDRNDTSQEYMDDFDNLGNRGVGILLFSSKNDEEDSGLDQSCTRLDDKEALSRVTKATGLCFLDDGLYWTGVRGEKEEDRLNRVSQRRRSSQPDYHEQGGSSLDLSPSDSCGSGGTYMWDEEGLEPLGGAATTASIHTNSNTTHHIRSFDSDINSIDLLNNLESCDLADDDLMLDADFPDDSSLHSDGDGLSHMAQWRKRQLCWETQDLSNDNEGELPQDPEKNRDRDIILDSGPARSACLPPAAPGLGLDVEELAEDCSLVRSQLEFLQRLLLQEEDVDEDTLTTETLSPESHDSPPSSDSQVQALLQEVQQLREELRSRDRTIAQLSLQLTVPTLTTRCRCQEATERTDRHTQTGVTTSESVASQTPWKEHVAFPPVPFLSPPWQYQRSRPYRSRPKPSIPSHLARRRVEHLVLYFTDSARHRYFTPPARETRSH